One window of Daphnia carinata strain CSIRO-1 chromosome 7, CSIRO_AGI_Dcar_HiC_V3, whole genome shotgun sequence genomic DNA carries:
- the LOC130698700 gene encoding serine/threonine-protein phosphatase 6 regulatory ankyrin repeat subunit C-like gives MIEQIKKDGDIADSDATTVELPDMHRNRDEKQSNCNHSKGELPQENTSEGEESISSEYDDGHYTTSMEDSSSDNDDVYHTTGSFESTSNAGPYEYDDEESVFHSDDDRSKMGHRGDYYDTPASNEEGGLNHAQKEHITRSCRNCMLKTFPPLVAGDAANQRIERLATIAAERGQFVFEIINAPRETLRKFLKGKEEEGSATGRSVGSLLDTKFPNGRTMLHESVNKKRYDVTELLLTFGANIDITEKSETIAHRAAADNNEHILGTLSFHRCQFSEWNCLGETPLMVAIALKNEESIGFLWITPLIKQLSRDGETILHYAARFNSKKEYVNSACMHGVNVNQKSLTRRETALIAAVRYGNPEIVEVLLRNGARYDEPDYLGNYATDYIGEREEIAKVFLNRNIKPRRKGQKTLIIHYDRERSCKRRRGAGSPSEED, from the coding sequence atgattgagcAGATCAAGAAGGACGGAGATATCGCGGACAGCGACGCAACGACAGTAGAACTGCCAGACATGCACCGCAATCGGGACGAGAAACAGTCAAATTGCAATCACAGTAAAGGTGAACTGCCCCAAGAAAACACAAGTGAAGGTGAAGAATCCATTAGTAGCGAATACGATGATGGACACTACACCACGTCAATGGAAGACAGTAGCAGCGACAACGACGACGTGTATCATACGACCGGAAGCTTTGAAAGTACTTCAAACGCTGGGCCGTACGAAtatgacgacgaagaaagtGTGTTTCACAGTGACGACGATCGGAGTAAGATGGGACACAGAGGTGATTACTACGACACACCCGCAAGCAACGAAGAAGGAGGACTAAACCACGCCCAAAAAGAGCACATCACTCGCAGTTGCCGTAACTGCATGCTAAAGACCTTCCCTCCTTTAGTGGCCGGCGATGCAGCCAATCAACGCATCGAGAGGCTAGCCACCATAGCAGCCGAACGAGGACAGTTCGTCTTCGAAATAATCAACGCCCCTCGAGAAACGCTTAGAAAATTtctgaaaggaaaagaagaggagggaagTGCAACAGGAAGGAGCGTGGGAAGCCTGTTGGATACGAAATTCCCAAATGGAAGAACCATGCTCCACGAAAgtgtaaataagaaaagatacGACGTCACGGAACTATTATTGACTTTCGGCGCAAACATCGACATCACAGAAAAGTCTGAAACAATAGCTCACCGAGCCGCCGCAGACAACAACGAACACATACTCGGAACGCTGTCATTCCACAGGTGTCAGTTTAGCGAATGGAACTGTCTAGGGGAAACTCCCCTAATGGTGGCCATCGcattaaaaaacgaagaaagcaTCGGTTTTCTGTGGATAACTCCACTGATAAAACAGTTAAGTCGCGATGGAGAAACGATCTTACACTATGCAGCGAGATTCAACAGCAAGAAAGAATATGTCAACAGTGCATGCATGCACGGTGTAAACGTCAACCAAAAATCTCTGACGCGCCGTGAAACGGCCCTTATTGCAGCCGTACGATATGGGAACCCCGAGATAGTTGAAGTGCTGTTAAGGAACGGCGCAAGATATGACGAACCAGACTATCTTGGAAATTATGCCACGGATTACATCGGCGAGAGAGAAGAAATAGCTAAAGTATTCCTTAACAGAAATATAAAACCGAGAAGAAAAGGCCAGAAAACGCTGATAATTCACTACGACCGAGAAAGGAGCTGCAAGAGGAGGAGAGGAGCCGGTTCACCATCGGAAGAAGATTAA
- the LOC130698699 gene encoding uncharacterized protein LOC130698699, giving the protein MNACLNSASQLCFQHSLNFNSEKAFQVDLFVEGRPIISLGQEDQEVYFGTTVGAKLWNYPPNQLTSNLDKIATSLLAPWQKLEVYRSHLVPSLSHHLACERVLKDALTSLDTDCSKFLGHISMVPNTATTPFFYADRRIGDLGTFSLTDDVDIWTLARALYLLTSKDQLVKDIFTEQLKDTILQGFREEAPATILIGEYLSGSTEDGLYRLRYKPAGTNLWTLARGAAKRLRAQIDVSGDGTFRIIADDVFVLPAKAVRGLRQVVRKRHTRKFTCGKHQGRVAQALAMDTTSKDIARLTSCRTNLLHDDWRYLHRARLDLLLLRGYALSSSHKSGCHCGESSENGFHVLKFQVLV; this is encoded by the coding sequence ATGAATGCATGTTTGAATAGTGCATCTcaactttgttttcaacacAGTCTCAACTTCAACAGTGAGAAAGCTTTTCAAGTAGACCTTTTTGTTGAGGGGAGACCAATTATATCTTTGGGTCAAGAGGATCAAGAGGTCTATTTCGGCACTACAGTCGGTGCTAAACTTTGGAACTACCCTCCAAATCAGCTCACCAGTAATCTCGACAAGATCGCTACATCACTACTAGCACCATGGCAGAAACTTGAGGTATATCGGAGTCATCTTGTTCCATCGCTGTCTCATCATTTAGCGTGTGAAAGAGTCCTAAAGGATGCTCTCACCTCCCTCGACACCGACTGCAGCAAGTTTCTTGGACACATTTCCATGGTTCCGAACACTGCCACGACACCGTTTTTCTACGCTGATCGGCGAATAGGTGACCTCGGTACTTTCAGTCTTACTGATGATGTTGACATCTGGACCCTCGCAAGAGCTCTTTACCTGCTCACTAGCAAGGACCAGTTGGTGAAGGACATCTTCACGGAACAGCTTAAGGATACCATTCTGCAAGGGTTTAGAGAGGAAGCCCCAGCAACTATCCTGATTGGGGAATACCTTTCCGGGTCTACGGAGGACGGTCTCTACAGACTTCGCTATAAACCGGCTGGTACCAACCTGTGGACCCTCGCTCGTGGCGCTGCCAAACGCCTAAGAGCACAGATAGATGTATCCGGCGACGGAACCTTTAGAATTATCGCCGACGACGTCTTTGTGCTCCCTGCAAAGGCAGTTCGTGGACTTCGACAGGTGGTACGAAAACGCCACACCCGGAAATTTACATGTGGAAAACATCAAGGAAGAGTTGCTCAAGCCTTGGCAATGGACACAACATCCAAAGACATTGCCCGCCTCACCTCCTGCAGGACTAATCTACTACATGACGACTGGAGATACCTCCATCGAGCAAGGCTTGACCTTCTACTTCTACGTGGGTACGCCTTGTCGTCTTCCCACAAGTCCGGTTGCCACTGCGGTGAAAGCTCAGAGAACGGTTTTCATGTCCTCAAGTTTCAGGTTCTCGTCTGA